One window of Alkaliphilus metalliredigens QYMF genomic DNA carries:
- a CDS encoding DUF1858 domain-containing protein encodes MKINRDMTIMDVMQLDREVATIFMKYGLHCLGUPGATMESISDAGNVHGIDVDKLVDDLNKFFEEKGN; translated from the coding sequence ATGAAAATTAATCGAGATATGACTATTATGGATGTAATGCAATTAGATCGAGAAGTTGCAACAATCTTCATGAAGTACGGATTACATTGTCTTGGCTGACCTGGTGCCACTATGGAGAGCATCAGTGATGCTGGAAACGTACATGGGATTGATGTAGACAAATTAGTTGATGATTTGAATAAGTTTTTTGAAGAAAAGGGAAACTAG
- a CDS encoding GNAT family N-acetyltransferase, giving the protein MIIARGRNTYMMKLQRKHVDSMQEWGKHQEPLFYGYNFPKMNRQERNYWYQIKAFSFSKRCYAIFNLEGQLVGYIALRDIKWFRKVGELGIVFDPDQINKGYGSDSLNTFLIYYFEVLKMKKLNLKVSYFNKRAQRCYEKCGFKIVTVKLEEFEDQRLPIFQEELYLPYRELFKLDKGLIKCQFIHMMMTKEMYKKNKLSTLSTEHLCI; this is encoded by the coding sequence ATGATTATCGCAAGGGGAAGAAATACCTATATGATGAAACTACAACGCAAACATGTTGATTCAATGCAGGAGTGGGGCAAACATCAGGAGCCTTTGTTTTATGGATACAATTTTCCCAAAATGAATAGGCAAGAGCGCAATTATTGGTATCAAATCAAAGCTTTTTCCTTTAGTAAGCGTTGCTACGCGATCTTTAATTTAGAGGGACAGCTAGTGGGTTATATTGCATTGAGAGATATTAAATGGTTTCGAAAAGTCGGTGAGCTAGGGATTGTATTTGATCCAGACCAAATCAACAAGGGTTATGGTAGTGATAGTTTAAATACTTTTTTAATCTATTATTTTGAAGTACTAAAAATGAAAAAATTAAACCTAAAGGTATCTTACTTCAACAAACGTGCCCAAAGATGTTATGAAAAATGTGGATTTAAGATTGTGACAGTTAAACTTGAAGAATTTGAGGATCAAAGATTACCAATCTTTCAAGAGGAGTTGTATTTACCTTATCGAGAGTTGTTTAAACTAGATAAAGGATTGATTAAGTGTCAATTTATCCACATGATGATGACAAAAGAAATGTATAAAAAGAATAAGTTATCCACACTATCAACAGAACACCTGTGCATATAG
- the dnaB gene encoding replicative DNA helicase, whose product MSSLNKIPPHSIEAEQSVLGSMLLDREAIIIALEVIHGEDFYKEAHREVFESVYDLFNRNEPVDLVTLTEELKKRGTLDAIGGITYLTSLASGVPITTNVRYYAEIVERKATLRRVIKSSEEIIHLGYSSDVEVLQVIEQAQKSIYDISQNRSSEGFTPAREILSDTFDRIEQLYENKKGITGMTTGFLDLNTKLGGFHKTDLILVAARPAMGKSAFALNLAQNAATMDNASVAVFSLEMSKEQLMLRMLASESMVDLNKIKNGNLNEEEWSKIAQAMVPLSVANLYFDDTPGISIMEMRSKCRRLKMEKGLDLVVIDYLQLMQGDGRIESRQQEISAISRGLKILAKELDCPVIALSQLSRAPELRADHRPILSDLRESGAIEQDADLVMFLYRDEYYFPDSEKKNIGEVIIAKHRNGETGNIELIWLGQFQKFLDFEKYRQN is encoded by the coding sequence ATGAGTTCACTAAACAAAATACCACCCCATAGTATAGAAGCAGAGCAATCAGTACTAGGATCTATGCTATTGGATCGAGAGGCGATTATTATTGCCTTAGAAGTCATTCATGGAGAAGACTTTTATAAAGAAGCACACCGAGAAGTTTTTGAATCTGTCTATGATTTATTTAATCGAAATGAACCTGTAGATTTAGTTACGTTAACGGAAGAGTTAAAAAAAAGGGGAACACTAGATGCCATAGGGGGAATTACTTATCTAACAAGCCTTGCCTCGGGCGTTCCCATTACAACCAATGTACGATACTATGCAGAGATTGTGGAAAGAAAAGCAACCCTTAGGAGGGTCATTAAATCATCTGAGGAAATCATACATCTTGGATATAGCAGCGATGTGGAAGTATTACAAGTCATAGAACAGGCTCAAAAGAGCATATATGATATTTCTCAAAATCGTTCTTCGGAGGGGTTCACCCCAGCAAGAGAAATTTTATCTGATACATTTGATCGAATTGAACAACTATATGAGAACAAGAAGGGCATTACAGGAATGACCACAGGGTTTCTTGATTTAAATACAAAACTAGGCGGCTTTCATAAAACAGATCTCATTCTAGTTGCCGCAAGACCTGCCATGGGAAAATCTGCCTTTGCACTAAACTTAGCACAAAATGCAGCAACAATGGATAATGCATCAGTTGCTGTCTTTAGTCTGGAGATGTCCAAGGAACAGCTGATGCTTAGAATGCTAGCATCAGAATCCATGGTGGATTTAAATAAAATTAAAAATGGAAACCTAAATGAAGAAGAATGGTCTAAGATTGCCCAGGCAATGGTGCCTCTCTCCGTAGCAAATCTATATTTCGACGATACACCGGGTATTAGCATCATGGAAATGAGATCTAAATGTAGAAGATTAAAAATGGAAAAAGGATTAGACCTTGTGGTAATTGACTACTTACAGTTAATGCAAGGAGACGGAAGAATCGAAAGTAGACAACAAGAAATTTCTGCAATTTCAAGGGGATTAAAAATACTGGCAAAGGAACTAGACTGTCCAGTCATCGCACTATCCCAGCTATCACGTGCGCCTGAGCTTCGAGCAGATCATCGACCCATCCTATCTGACTTGAGAGAATCGGGAGCCATTGAGCAGGATGCAGATTTAGTTATGTTTTTATATCGTGATGAATACTATTTTCCAGACAGTGAAAAGAAAAATATAGGAGAAGTGATCATTGCAAAGCACCGTAATGGTGAAACTGGAAATATTGAGTTAATCTGGTTGGGACAATTTCAAAAGTTCCTTGATTTTGAAAAGTATCGCCAAAATTAA
- the rplI gene encoding 50S ribosomal protein L9: MKVILLKDVKGLGDKGDVVNASDGYARNFLLPKKVAKEATEGSLQTLKEQKTAQKMKKDQEVDKAKELAERLSKVDVNIKAKAGEGGRLFGSVTSKDVIEKLQKQEGIKLDKRKLLLDEPIRELGSKWIDIKLHSGVVGKIKVTVTEEA; the protein is encoded by the coding sequence ATGAAAGTGATCTTATTAAAGGATGTAAAAGGATTAGGAGACAAAGGTGATGTTGTTAATGCCAGTGATGGATATGCAAGAAACTTCTTACTTCCTAAAAAAGTAGCAAAGGAAGCAACGGAAGGGAGTCTTCAAACATTAAAGGAGCAAAAAACTGCTCAGAAAATGAAGAAGGATCAAGAGGTAGATAAAGCTAAAGAACTAGCCGAACGATTAAGTAAGGTTGATGTCAACATCAAGGCGAAGGCAGGAGAGGGTGGCAGACTTTTTGGTTCAGTCACATCTAAGGATGTGATAGAGAAGCTGCAAAAACAAGAAGGAATTAAGCTAGATAAGAGAAAGTTACTTTTGGATGAACCAATTCGAGAGCTTGGATCAAAATGGATTGACATTAAATTGCATTCCGGAGTAGTGGGTAAAATAAAAGTAACCGTTACAGAAGAAGCATAA
- a CDS encoding DHH family phosphoesterase, with amino-acid sequence MGTMRNTKFFKLLVPDTRIYMIIISLLIIIISIYNHVIGIIGVFFLAYLLYYNLKITNIRREEWTQYIEGISSDIDSATKYAILNLPIPLTIVEFDGTITWYNPKFIEVTNKKDLLEKDIQDVIPNFNLREILNEQQEQVQQVNINGRHFEVLYNIVKLSKNHASNYIIMLYWLEVTEYEGLKKKYEEEKPIVGLFQIDNFDEVMQSTEEMNRPLIAAEIEHRLNIWVNRLGGFIRKYSKDKFVVVFQKQHLEKLEVKKFDILDEMREINLGNKIPITLSVGIGAEGKIPLETCDFANAAKNLALGRGGDQVALKRSDKISFYGGKTKAVEKRTKVKARVIAHALKQLIEQSDNVFVMGHKGSDLDALGAAVGIYRASKNRDKEAYIVLNGSNPSIDGLTARLYEKEEYRNNIITCEEAKTKIQPSSLLIVVDTHRPNFTECPELLEISEKIVVIDHHRRGTEFIEETVLNYQETYASSTCELVTEVLYYMDDKVNIEPLEAEALLAGIAVDTKNFTFKTGVRTFEAASLLRRAGADTISVKQLFQDDLETIIARAEIVKRARVINETIAISTCEEPIESVQLVSAQAADELLGVRGITASFVLGKKDDTMIFISGRSMGAINVQVILEKLGGGGHLTVAGAQLENCTMEEAEKVLKETINAYLEEGEEE; translated from the coding sequence ATGGGAACTATGCGAAATACAAAATTTTTTAAATTGCTCGTTCCAGATACGCGGATCTATATGATCATTATTTCTCTTTTAATCATTATTATCTCTATTTATAATCATGTAATTGGAATTATTGGTGTTTTCTTTTTAGCATATCTACTCTACTATAATCTTAAGATAACCAATATCCGTCGTGAGGAGTGGACACAGTATATTGAAGGCATTTCATCGGATATTGATTCAGCTACAAAGTATGCAATATTGAATCTACCTATTCCCTTAACCATTGTAGAATTTGATGGAACAATTACGTGGTATAATCCAAAATTTATAGAAGTAACAAATAAAAAGGATTTACTTGAAAAGGACATACAAGATGTGATTCCAAATTTTAATCTAAGAGAAATTTTAAATGAACAGCAAGAACAGGTGCAACAGGTGAATATAAATGGGAGGCACTTCGAGGTGCTTTATAATATTGTAAAATTATCCAAAAATCATGCTTCAAATTATATTATTATGCTTTACTGGCTAGAAGTCACAGAGTATGAAGGACTCAAGAAAAAGTATGAAGAAGAAAAGCCCATTGTTGGTTTGTTTCAGATAGATAACTTTGATGAAGTTATGCAGAGTACGGAGGAGATGAACAGGCCTTTAATTGCTGCTGAAATTGAGCATCGTCTCAATATATGGGTCAATAGATTAGGTGGGTTTATCCGCAAGTACTCAAAGGATAAGTTTGTTGTGGTTTTTCAAAAACAGCATTTAGAGAAGCTAGAAGTGAAGAAGTTTGATATATTAGATGAAATGAGAGAGATTAACTTAGGCAACAAAATACCCATCACCCTAAGTGTTGGAATTGGTGCAGAAGGGAAAATACCATTAGAAACCTGCGATTTTGCCAATGCAGCAAAGAATTTAGCCCTTGGACGGGGTGGAGACCAAGTCGCCTTAAAACGAAGTGATAAAATAAGCTTCTATGGAGGAAAGACAAAGGCTGTAGAAAAGAGAACGAAAGTGAAGGCTCGGGTCATAGCCCATGCATTAAAGCAGTTAATTGAGCAATCAGATAACGTGTTTGTTATGGGACACAAAGGCTCCGATCTAGATGCATTAGGGGCAGCTGTTGGGATTTATCGTGCATCTAAGAATAGAGATAAAGAAGCATATATCGTATTGAATGGTTCTAATCCTTCTATTGATGGGTTAACAGCAAGATTATATGAAAAGGAAGAGTACCGTAATAATATCATTACATGTGAAGAAGCCAAAACAAAGATTCAGCCAAGCTCTTTATTGATCGTTGTCGACACCCATCGTCCTAACTTTACCGAATGTCCTGAGCTGCTAGAGATATCAGAAAAGATCGTGGTGATCGATCATCATAGAAGAGGAACCGAATTTATTGAGGAGACGGTATTAAACTATCAAGAAACATATGCTTCCTCAACCTGTGAATTGGTTACAGAGGTACTTTATTATATGGATGATAAAGTAAACATTGAACCCTTAGAAGCAGAGGCATTGTTAGCTGGAATTGCTGTGGATACAAAGAATTTCACCTTTAAAACAGGGGTAAGGACCTTTGAAGCAGCTTCATTACTAAGACGTGCTGGCGCCGACACAATATCTGTAAAGCAGTTATTTCAGGATGATCTTGAAACCATCATCGCTCGAGCTGAAATTGTGAAACGAGCTAGGGTGATTAATGAGACAATTGCCATCTCTACCTGTGAAGAGCCTATTGAGAGTGTGCAATTGGTTAGTGCACAAGCAGCAGACGAACTTTTAGGCGTTAGGGGAATTACGGCCTCCTTTGTATTAGGTAAAAAAGATGATACAATGATTTTTATAAGTGGTCGCTCTATGGGAGCCATTAATGTACAAGTCATTTTAGAAAAGCTAGGAGGAGGAGGTCACTTAACTGTGGCTGGAGCCCAGCTAGAAAATTGTACCATGGAAGAGGCTGAAAAGGTATTAAAAGAAACAATTAATGCGTATTTGGAGGAGGGTGAAGAAGAATGA
- a CDS encoding DUF2232 domain-containing protein, giving the protein MNNVTSKKALIESALIASITAFFGIVGVYIPVLSVLLVLLPVPFMVLAVRHSTRYAALSLLLTSLLIGFLTSLLYPLFILLLVGPLALLMGYYIKRNREPFQVMALGSGASIISIFIAIQIISLVSGFNVMSQVNLMLPEVLEHQMDMLREMNFSRVAITEAFNYMVMILPGLMMIQVFIGAFINYYLTISILRRFRVETYELPSFSHFKLPHNIVLGTFIIFVLSLLTTYIEGIYHTSLIANVTLLFVFIFFLQGISFVSYLIKKTRINRTVRIIIIVLIVLISPLLTVVSIMGVIDAMLDIRKLRKS; this is encoded by the coding sequence GTGAACAATGTAACAAGTAAAAAGGCCTTAATTGAATCAGCCCTTATTGCATCAATTACTGCTTTCTTTGGAATTGTAGGAGTCTATATTCCAGTTTTATCAGTATTACTGGTGTTATTACCAGTTCCATTTATGGTCTTAGCCGTAAGACATAGTACAAGATACGCTGCTTTATCTTTACTATTAACAAGCCTTTTAATTGGATTTTTAACAAGTCTATTATATCCATTGTTTATACTGTTATTAGTGGGGCCACTGGCATTGTTGATGGGATACTACATCAAAAGAAACAGAGAGCCATTTCAAGTGATGGCTTTGGGGAGTGGCGCCTCAATCATATCGATTTTTATAGCCATCCAGATTATTTCATTAGTCAGTGGATTTAATGTAATGAGTCAGGTGAACCTCATGTTGCCTGAAGTGCTAGAACATCAAATGGATATGCTGAGAGAAATGAACTTTAGCAGAGTGGCTATTACAGAAGCCTTCAATTACATGGTCATGATTTTACCAGGGCTTATGATGATTCAAGTATTTATAGGTGCATTTATTAATTATTACTTAACGATTTCCATACTGAGGAGATTTCGAGTTGAAACCTATGAGCTTCCTAGCTTTAGTCACTTCAAGCTGCCGCACAATATTGTACTTGGAACCTTCATTATTTTTGTTTTAAGCTTATTAACCACCTATATAGAGGGAATCTATCACACCAGTTTAATTGCTAATGTGACACTACTTTTTGTGTTTATCTTTTTTTTACAGGGGATCTCATTTGTAAGCTACCTCATTAAAAAAACCCGAATCAATAGAACCGTAAGAATTATCATAATCGTATTGATCGTCTTAATCAGTCCATTGTTAACAGTGGTTTCTATCATGGGTGTGATAGATGCTATGTTAGACATTAGAAAACTTAGGAAATCTTAA
- a CDS encoding MazG-like family protein: MLDFQKKNVDIGRNLKMIEFLKCELLSSIALVFEGLLKGVKGAQDSVLEGLANIILVTYSLGKRLGIDYQIIDKKVQDKVKIHIIEEHHLEKWYGELSSLNQHLKGREK, translated from the coding sequence ATGTTGGATTTTCAAAAAAAGAATGTGGATATTGGACGTAATCTAAAAATGATAGAATTTTTAAAGTGTGAGCTATTGAGTAGCATTGCCCTTGTATTTGAGGGGTTATTAAAAGGAGTTAAGGGGGCACAAGATTCAGTACTAGAAGGATTAGCCAATATTATTTTAGTGACTTATTCACTAGGAAAAAGATTAGGAATTGATTATCAAATAATTGATAAAAAAGTACAGGACAAGGTAAAAATTCATATTATAGAGGAACATCATCTTGAAAAGTGGTATGGCGAATTATCCAGTCTCAATCAACATTTAAAGGGACGTGAAAAATAG
- a CDS encoding FUSC family protein codes for MNIGLRTLKTGLAVTLTLFVYYLLGMDDPFFAAVAAIIVMQPTVSDSWKMGFNRMLGTLIGAMIGLAFVLIAPGNPIVAGVGIIVLIMIMNKLNWKASTSIATIGFIAIFLNTEGGHIAYTLHRLFDTFVGISIGVVVNYFIYPPTYDTIAIDKMRNVCKDLWECNLLTLEILLEERQEDIKYLETRMNEIEGELQESDNLLQLQVKEERIRVYGDFKCNELMITFKLVKEIYQHIQNIHVACKRGLKLHMIEDIAEDVQKIKASLEVVQGIEKEVLNHQKNIDLTLIIEEIRKVKTQLKTNTKINEYPAEEVVRMIVFLYNLEEALSKLNIITAY; via the coding sequence ATGAATATTGGTCTTAGGACCTTGAAAACAGGATTAGCAGTTACACTAACACTTTTTGTTTACTATCTTTTAGGAATGGATGATCCTTTTTTTGCAGCTGTTGCTGCAATTATTGTCATGCAACCTACGGTTTCAGATTCTTGGAAAATGGGTTTCAATAGAATGCTAGGAACCTTAATTGGTGCAATGATTGGCCTTGCCTTTGTTTTAATAGCCCCAGGAAATCCAATTGTTGCAGGAGTAGGCATTATTGTACTCATTATGATTATGAATAAATTAAACTGGAAAGCGTCCACTTCCATTGCAACCATTGGATTCATTGCCATTTTTCTCAATACAGAGGGAGGGCATATCGCTTATACCTTACATCGTTTATTTGATACATTTGTGGGCATTAGTATTGGAGTGGTTGTCAATTACTTTATTTACCCTCCTACCTATGATACAATAGCCATCGATAAGATGCGTAATGTATGTAAAGACCTTTGGGAATGCAATTTATTAACATTAGAAATTCTTTTAGAAGAAAGGCAAGAAGACATTAAGTATTTAGAAACAAGGATGAATGAAATAGAAGGAGAGTTGCAGGAATCAGACAACTTGCTACAATTACAGGTTAAAGAAGAACGAATAAGGGTGTACGGAGACTTTAAGTGTAATGAATTAATGATTACTTTCAAGCTGGTTAAAGAAATCTATCAGCACATACAAAATATTCATGTTGCCTGTAAAAGAGGACTAAAGCTGCATATGATTGAGGACATTGCTGAAGATGTTCAGAAGATAAAAGCTTCATTAGAAGTGGTCCAAGGAATTGAAAAGGAAGTATTGAATCACCAAAAAAATATAGACCTAACGCTTATTATTGAAGAAATAAGGAAGGTCAAAACACAGCTAAAAACAAATACTAAAATCAATGAATACCCTGCGGAAGAAGTTGTGCGAATGATCGTATTTTTATATAATCTTGAAGAGGCTTTATCTAAGTTAAATATTATAACAGCGTACTAA
- a CDS encoding pro-sigmaK processing inhibitor BofA family protein, translating to MGFELSVILAYAIGLILLYVVGWILLIPIKWLVKLIWNGIIGGIMLLMLNFIGGFWGIYLAINPVTALITGLLGVPGVILLLILKYIV from the coding sequence ATGGGATTTGAATTAAGTGTGATACTGGCGTATGCCATCGGATTGATTTTATTATATGTTGTGGGTTGGATACTTCTCATTCCAATTAAATGGCTGGTAAAGCTGATTTGGAATGGTATTATTGGTGGAATTATGCTATTGATGCTTAATTTCATAGGTGGTTTTTGGGGGATTTATTTAGCCATCAACCCTGTTACAGCTTTAATCACTGGATTATTAGGCGTTCCTGGGGTCATTCTGTTATTAATATTGAAATATATCGTATAG
- a CDS encoding DUF2508 family protein: MKEQSSIETNETNGTKKEKAVKNVVSVLENLYNKIGNYQEPEIDEEQAFIQQVLNAHEEWKNAEGFFHNVSDPDLVDHAIYKLEAAKTRYIYLLKKAKEEGVRVNFH, from the coding sequence ATGAAAGAGCAAAGCTCTATTGAAACAAATGAAACAAATGGAACAAAGAAAGAGAAGGCTGTGAAGAATGTGGTCTCGGTTTTAGAGAACTTGTATAATAAGATCGGTAATTACCAGGAGCCTGAAATAGACGAAGAACAAGCATTTATTCAACAAGTTCTCAATGCCCACGAAGAATGGAAAAATGCCGAGGGATTCTTCCATAATGTATCAGATCCTGACTTAGTAGACCATGCAATTTACAAGCTAGAAGCTGCCAAAACCAGATATATATATTTATTAAAAAAAGCAAAAGAAGAAGGCGTTCGGGTTAATTTTCACTAA
- a CDS encoding PhoH family protein gives MRKAFILDTSVLLHDPRSIYSFGDNLVVLPAVVIEEIDKKKNNQDLIGRNAREVARELDKLREKGTLSQGIQIENGGYIKVELNHRSLAKVRAFFNEINNDNRILAVALNLQLEKTEKDGEVVLVSKDAIMRIKADALEISSQDYLHDKIHLNEEIYHGYEELWVEGELIDTFYKRGYVMVEELQKALNGYALSYNEFILLKDRQGTGKSAIGKLKKEHHRVVGLSFGEGSYWGIKGRNLEQRMALEALLDDDVSMVTLTGKAGTGKTLLSLTAGLYKTNDEKRYQKLLITKPVIPVGRDIGFLPGDKDQKLRPWVQPIYDNLELILGTKALSSIGDTIVAMNRIEIEALTYIRGRSVPNQFIVIDEAQNLTKHEIKTIITRVGEGSKIVLMGDTEQIDHPYLDEQCNGLTYVINRFRDQSVSAHIHFKKVERSTLAQLGAEIL, from the coding sequence ATGCGGAAAGCTTTTATTCTTGATACCAGTGTTTTGCTTCATGATCCAAGAAGTATCTATTCCTTCGGAGATAATCTTGTGGTTTTACCAGCTGTGGTAATAGAAGAAATTGATAAAAAGAAGAACAACCAAGATCTGATAGGAAGAAATGCCAGAGAGGTGGCAAGGGAGCTAGATAAGCTCAGGGAAAAGGGAACATTGAGCCAGGGTATTCAAATAGAAAATGGTGGTTATATTAAAGTAGAATTAAATCACCGTAGTCTAGCTAAAGTAAGAGCATTTTTTAATGAAATTAACAATGATAATCGTATTTTAGCAGTTGCGTTGAATTTACAGCTGGAGAAAACAGAAAAGGATGGCGAGGTCGTTTTAGTGAGCAAAGATGCCATCATGCGAATTAAAGCGGATGCATTGGAAATCAGTAGCCAAGATTATTTACACGATAAAATTCACTTAAATGAAGAAATCTACCATGGATATGAGGAATTATGGGTTGAGGGTGAGCTCATTGACACATTTTACAAGAGAGGATACGTTATGGTAGAGGAGCTTCAGAAGGCACTTAATGGATATGCATTAAGCTACAATGAATTTATCCTATTAAAAGATCGACAGGGCACAGGCAAATCAGCTATTGGAAAACTCAAGAAAGAACATCATAGGGTAGTGGGATTAAGTTTTGGGGAAGGGAGCTACTGGGGAATCAAAGGAAGAAATTTAGAACAAAGAATGGCACTAGAAGCATTATTAGATGATGATGTTTCAATGGTTACCTTAACAGGAAAGGCTGGAACAGGAAAAACATTACTATCCTTAACAGCGGGTCTTTACAAAACCAACGATGAAAAGCGTTATCAAAAATTACTGATTACGAAGCCTGTTATTCCAGTAGGAAGAGACATTGGTTTTCTACCAGGAGATAAGGACCAAAAACTAAGACCTTGGGTGCAACCGATTTATGACAACCTAGAGTTAATTTTGGGGACAAAGGCACTTTCTAGTATAGGAGATACCATTGTGGCAATGAATCGCATTGAAATCGAAGCCCTAACCTATATCCGTGGAAGAAGTGTACCCAATCAATTTATTGTGATTGATGAGGCACAAAATTTGACAAAACATGAAATTAAAACCATCATCACCAGGGTGGGGGAAGGAAGTAAAATTGTATTAATGGGAGACACGGAACAGATTGATCATCCATACTTAGATGAACAGTGTAATGGACTAACATATGTGATAAACCGGTTCAGAGATCAATCAGTATCGGCCCACATTCATTTTAAAAAGGTGGAGAGATCTACCTTAGCTCAACTAGGAGCAGAAATCCTATAG
- a CDS encoding cation:proton antiporter: MNISLAIGIVFLAGAAGGKLARYVKLPSVTGNLLAGILVGPSVMGLVSVEEMYQLAPINELALGVIALSIGAELHWGTMRKLAKDAAKVFMVEALLTLVLVFGSLYLFGLPFRYALIFGVISIATAPGAIIACIRETPSKGDFSRVLLSVVAMDNLFSITLFGIIISFMQVGLAATDTGNTPAIVMASRDIGIALLLGIGAGVFLVATSHKAKSDTRILVSVLGVILVTVGLSNQWGTPALLAAITAGTVYINFSGKPQRISRSLMNVEDPILLVFLTLAGAKLDLSVLPAVGQIGLVYIGARFVAKLVGSRVGTALTKFPMSWKRNLGRALTPQAGVAIGLAIIAEQKSIFAPDTIMPVVLTAVVVFELIGPILVRKALCDVDEA, translated from the coding sequence ATGAATATCTCTTTAGCGATTGGCATTGTTTTTCTAGCAGGAGCTGCGGGGGGAAAACTGGCCCGTTACGTGAAGCTTCCATCGGTAACAGGTAATCTATTAGCGGGAATTCTTGTGGGTCCTTCTGTTATGGGCTTAGTTAGCGTAGAAGAAATGTATCAGCTTGCACCAATCAATGAACTGGCATTGGGTGTGATTGCACTTTCCATTGGGGCTGAGCTCCATTGGGGAACAATGCGCAAGTTAGCCAAAGATGCAGCCAAGGTTTTTATGGTAGAGGCCCTTCTTACCTTAGTCCTTGTATTTGGATCTCTATATCTATTTGGTTTGCCTTTTCGATACGCCCTCATCTTTGGGGTAATTAGTATTGCTACAGCTCCAGGAGCTATTATTGCATGTATAAGGGAAACCCCCTCTAAGGGAGACTTCAGCAGGGTACTCTTATCAGTAGTCGCAATGGATAATTTATTTTCTATTACGCTCTTTGGTATTATCATTAGTTTTATGCAGGTCGGGCTGGCTGCTACTGATACAGGGAATACACCGGCCATTGTAATGGCTTCACGGGATATAGGGATTGCTTTACTGTTAGGAATAGGCGCTGGTGTATTTTTGGTAGCCACATCCCACAAGGCTAAAAGTGATACACGCATTTTAGTTTCCGTTCTAGGAGTGATTTTAGTAACAGTAGGATTATCCAACCAGTGGGGGACACCTGCTTTACTGGCTGCAATTACAGCTGGTACCGTCTATATCAATTTTTCTGGAAAACCACAGCGAATTAGTCGATCGCTTATGAATGTTGAGGATCCCATTTTATTGGTTTTTCTTACCTTAGCAGGTGCAAAACTGGATTTATCAGTTCTGCCGGCTGTAGGACAAATTGGTTTGGTATATATCGGAGCACGTTTTGTTGCCAAACTGGTGGGGAGTCGTGTGGGAACAGCATTAACAAAGTTTCCCATGAGTTGGAAGCGCAATTTAGGTAGAGCCCTAACTCCCCAAGCTGGCGTGGCCATTGGTTTAGCAATCATCGCTGAACAAAAATCTATCTTTGCACCGGATACAATTATGCCCGTTGTTCTTACAGCAGTAGTGGTTTTTGAACTCATTGGACCAATACTTGTACGTAAAGCATTGTGCGATGTGGATGAAGCTTGA